Genomic window (Mycoplasma sp. NEAQ87857):
ATTATGTTTATTTAAATAGAATATCATTTCTTTGTTCAAACCTAATATATTATCTGTTGAAACCACATCAAAGAATAATACTTTTTGAAGTTTTGAGACTTCATCATTTAAAACTATTTTGTTATGTTTTAAATCAATAGTAATCATATGACGATCAAAGATTTTATCGTGATTTGGACAAAGAAGCAATCCGTTATTTACGTCTTTAGCATAAAATCATTTCATATCGATTGATAGATCATTACTGTTATTTATTTCACTAACTCCTCAGATATGTGAGGCAATAAGCAACTCTTTAATACCTCTGATATTGCAGTTTGCTATAGCACATCTATATTCGTATTTCTCTAATAATTCACGTTTATATAAACTTTGAAATTTTCTAGTAACGTTAATTATTGTGTCATTTTTAGATATGGAATCTTTTGCTATGTTGTCTTTTATTCGTTGAAAACACATATCGTAATTATATAAGTACATTTCAAAAACTAGGGGGAGACTATCTTGATGTACAGCAACAACATTTTTATTTTTTGTACTTTTTTTGGTGCTAAATTTTGTAGTAAATAATTTTGTATATTTAACAATATCATTGTTGTGATTATTTAATTCTTGGTGTATGTAATTAAGTGATATTCATCTATTTGATGAATTATAACTTTGTTCTAAGAATGTTTTTGAAAAGTAAATACATTCGGGTTTTACAAGTAAATAAACAACATTATTTATATCTAATTCGATTTTATTGTTTTGTAATATTAATGGAACATAGTAATTTATGATTAGTACTTTATCATAATTTAATAAATATTTCATTATTTCTTTTTTATGAGTTGGCAATGATATCTTTTTTGAATCATTTCCTTTAGATATATCCCTACCACCACTATCACAATGTTCAAAGTATAAAATTAATTCATTGATTAAGATTTGATTTTTATATAAATTTAGTCTATATATTTTATCTTTTATTTTTTCAACTTTATATTCTTTGTTATTTATTTTATTATTTGGGTTTTGGTTTA
Coding sequences:
- a CDS encoding HNH endonuclease, coding for MSKPRIHILNNQITNNDKRLFHPLEEIKGNLETYYKFETNLSDNYFLNKFIKLLNQNPNNKINNKEYKVEKIKDKIYRLNLYKNQILINELILYFEHCDSGGRDISKGNDSKKISLPTHKKEIMKYLLNYDKVLIINYYVPLILQNNKIELDINNVVYLLVKPECIYFSKTFLEQSYNSSNRWISLNYIHQELNNHNNDIVKYTKLFTTKFSTKKSTKNKNVVAVHQDSLPLVFEMYLYNYDMCFQRIKDNIAKDSISKNDTIINVTRKFQSLYKRELLEKYEYRCAIANCNIRGIKELLIASHIWGVSEINNSNDLSIDMKWFYAKDVNNGLLLCPNHDKIFDRHMITIDLKHNKIVLNDEVSKLQKVLFFDVVSTDNILGLNKEMIFYLNKHNESFKKINHTIIK